Below is a genomic region from bacterium.
GTATCACTAGGAATCAACGCCCCTGATATTCCTGATATTCTGATATTTCTGATATTTCACATAATATTCTATTGATTTTTTGTCTCTCTTTCAGGCATGTCAAGAATTTTTGTCAAGCTCAATTCCGCACAGCTACTAAATCTCATTATCTATTTTGTATACCTTCAAAATAATTAATCATTTCCTGGTAATTTCTTCTATCTTCCGCCAGGTATATGTTATTGAAATCTTCAATTATTTGCCTGCAAACTTCTTTCAGCTCTTCATGGACATCCGGATCCGATAAATTCCTTTTAAAAATGTAAACGACAGGTGAATTTATTTTTACTTCATATTCTGCTGAAACCGGGTCGCTTTCAATATGCGTGCTTTCCCAGCCCTTAATATTTCTATAATAAGGGCTGTTATATATATCTTTAAAATGGTTTACATTTGTTGATAAAACCATACCTGGGGCGGCCGCTCCGGTACCTGTTTCTAATTTCTGTAAAAGTATTATCAATTCCCATTCAGCATTTTCCTCAAGAACCGCAACATCATTTAATAACCTGAGTTCTTTATTTAAAAAGCTTTTTAGTTCTTCCTTAAACTTATCCTCGACTTCGCCTTTAACATATACTTTCACTCTTGCATTATATTTCCGCAAAGTCAGCTGGGCATAAGTATTCAGGTCCAAACTAAAAATAAGAAAAATTAATAATCCGAAATGCCACCGGCATAAAAAATATTTATGTTTCATAAATAAAAATCCAAATCAAGGCGGATAAAGAGTTTTTCTTATTTTTATTTCAAGTAAGGCATAAATAAAAGCTTAATTTCATCCAGCATATTCTGGTTAACCGCGAATGACACCATATCCGCAAAAACATTTAATTTCACAACCGCGTTAAGGCTCGCATCATCAATGTTCGCGGCAAGCAGTCTTTTGCAAAAACTCTGGTTAACAATCTGAATATTATCATAAATTTTTATAAGCTCCTTAAAATCCAAATCCGGCATTTTCCCGTCTTTGGACAAAAAATACTGGGCAAGCATATACATCGAAAGGATACGGTATGTCGTTTCCTGTATTGACGCGAACGGCAGGTGGAAACAAACCATGGGTTTCAATTTTCCCAATACCGGGCATTCGCTCGCAGTCATGTAAATCCCGAGCAATGAACTCAGTCCTTTCTGGAGGGAAACATGCTGAAAATATTTTCTTTCTTCCGCTTCAACTAACACATCAACTTCTTCATACGATATATTTGTCTTAAAGGCTTCTATGACATCAACTATGCTCAGTGCTATGGGGCAATACTTATTTGTTTGTTCATTCAAGGTGCAGTTTGGACATTTTGAGCAGTTTAATTCTGTCCACGCGGGGTAAAATTCTTTTTCTGACGGGATTAAGTTAAGTGTTTTCCTGTCAAGCCTGATATTAAATTCTTTTGTCGTCCCGTCTTTAAATGTAAACTTATATTGAAAAGTTATTACGTTATTTCCCATATTAATTGTCTATTCCATATTCATCTATACAACCGGCAGATAAACAGCCACAATTGTTCCTTTCCCGATTCCTTTTGAAAAAACTTTAATACTGCCGTTATGCATTTCAATAATTTCTTTGCTGATTGTAAGGCCGAGACCCGTACCCGGCACAGCAGGATGCCGTTTGTAAAAACGCGTAAAAATATTTTCTTTAACATCCGGAGATATTCCTATCCCTGTATCTTTAACCATTATTCTTACAAATCCACGTCTTAATCTCATGGATATGGTTATGGAACCTTTTTCGCTAAACTTTACAGCGTTATCTATGATATTATTTAAAAGTATCTTTATTTCCTGTGGGTCCGCGAAAATATTTTCCAGGTTTTCAGGTATTTCCATTTTAACTTTGAGCTTTTTTTCATATAATAAATATTGAATATTCTGGACTATTTCCTCTACCAGTTTTTTCACCGAAAAGTGGATTTTATTTAACACCTTTTTCCTTTTTAATACAAACATAGCCAATATATTATTTACGTCTTTACTCAACCGTTTTAAATTATTTGATATTATGCTTTGAGTTTTTACTATTTGATTTATATCTTTATTTTTTATAGCCTGCTGGTTTATGTCCTGGGCCATTTCAATCATCGCAATCGGGGTTTTTAATTCATGCGAAACTTCACGGAAGGCGCTCTCTTTCATCAGTTCTATTTTTTTCCGTTCTGTTATGTCGGAACCGTATAAATTGACATACTTCTGTTCCGGTATAGGTGTTAAAGTATATGAATATACTTTGTTTCCTATTATAACCTCTAAATCACCGATAGTTGTCCTATTTCTTAAAGCCTGATTAATTAACCTGACTATATTTTCCGGCAATATTTTAAATATTTCCTTCTCCGAGAGCCCGGTTTTTTTTAAAAGTTTTAGCGTCGCGGGGTTCTTATATAAAATCTCGCCTTTTTCATTTATTCTTAAAACAGGATTTGGATTTTCAAAAGGAAACTTTGAAAGAATTAAAAACTGTTCTTCAGCTTTCTTGCGTTCTGTAATGTCATCTAAACTCTCAATCCCGCCAATAATATTCCCATTTTCATCAATTAAAAAATCCGCGCTTTTAAGAACAATACGTATCTGGCCGTCTTTCCGGGTTAAAGTGCACTCTCTACATATAACAGGTTTTTTAACATTTGCCGAGTAAAGACCGCATTTATCTTTGCAGGGACTGTTCATAAACAGGGTACACTTTTTGCCTATTACCTCTTCAGCGCTATAACCTGTGATTTCCTTAGCCCTGTTATTCCATCTGGTAATCCGCTGGTTTAAATCCACAGTAAAAATTGCGGACGGTGTGAATGTCAACAGCATCTCAGAATAATTTTTGGCTTTTCTTAGCTGATTTTCCAATACTTTCAGCCTCGTAATATCCACTATGGTCCCGGATAAAATATTATCTTCCAGCCGCATGCATAAATAAACGAATATCCGCTTTCCTGTCTTGCTTACAAACTCAAGTTCATAATCCTCAATATAATGCTTTTCATTAAGCAAACTAACGATTTTATCCCGCTCATTAGGATTTTTATATAAAATCCTGGCCCCGCCATGCTTATTTATATCCTCCGAGGATTCATACTCGAGCATTTTCAGCAATGGTTTATTCATAAACAATACTTCACCCATAACATTGCTCTGGAAAACCCCAACTAATGTATTATCAATAATACTGATTACCCTGCTTTCCAATTTCCTGAGTGATTCTTCTTTTGCCATATTTATTATTTCCTGTTTAATTCATATCCGGCATTAAACTATTATTAAAAAATCGAATCTATCCCAAACCGTATTCCGGGAATTCTTTTAAAATTTTCTTCCGCGGGAAATTCCAATTGGGGAGCGATATCAAAAAACATCCATGGAGCAATCAATTGCATTCTATAAACAATATCCGTCCTGTAGCTGTCGATATCATAAAAAGGTTCCGTATGGGCAAAACCGCTTACCCTCCAAAAAATAATTTTTTCTCTTTTTACCAAATTGTAACTTAAAAGAAAACTCTGTTCCAATTCAAACCCCCTTGAAGTTTTTGAATATAAACCCGCGGTAATCGCCCTGAAAAGCATCTTTTCAGAAAACGGATAATCAAAATCAACCTGGGTTAATTCCCCAAGGCCGTCATCGCTATACCAGAACACAGATTGATGGAAATTCGCTTTCCAGCTTTTAATTTTTATACTGTGCTTCAACAATTTTAAACGGCTGTAAAACACCGTTTTTTTATCTCTTATTGTAATTCCATACCCGAGAGAAAGAACAAATTTTCTTAATTTAAGCAAATAAAATTTTAAACCCGTGCTTACTTCCGTATTTTCACTTCCATCCTCTGAACCCGGCAGATTATCTCTTTCATTATTATTTATTAATATCGAGAGAAAAGGGAAATATAAATAAATATTAACTCTTGGCTTAAATTCCGGGTCTTTTCCTTCTTCCTTAAAAAGCTCAAGCCTGAGAGTCATCTTATCTTCCTGCTGGATATCATACTCCCGGTTTTTAAAAAGGTATTCATCTATTTTCTGCGTAATCGACCTGAAACTTTTCCCGATATTTTCCCGCTGCTGGCTTAAGAACCTTGCGGGGTTTGTTTTGTTGTTATCATCAACCGTTGCAGGTTTTTCTTCCTGCGCGCGGGCAATATAACAAAATATAATTATTAATACCGGAATAAAAAAAATAATTATTTTCTTATTTTTGGGCCATTCCTGAAAATATCCCATATTACTGAAATTATACCAAAATAAAAAGACAGCACAATCTAAATCTGCTGTCTTTTCCACCTGTATATATGTTGAATCATACAGGGTTTATTTTTCACAATTCATATTCATGGGCACCACCTCTCGGAAATATACCCACAAATCAAGGCTTAGCTGTTAAAAACAATATTTCTTTTCTTTCTAATACCCCTTAAATTTAATTTTTCAATCCGCATTTTCTTTTGCACACGGACAGTCATTACTCCATTGTCACGATTGTTTTCTTCAATAAAATCTCTTATATTTTTCAGCTGGATCCACGTCAGAAACTTCTGGCATTCACGAAGGATTTCCCTGATTTCCTGAAAACCAAGCTTCGCGGAAACAGTCATCGGGTCCCCCGTGTCCCAAAAACATTCCTCTACGGAATTCAAATCCATCTTCGCAATAACATGTTCCATTACTTCTATAAACCTGTCTATTTTCCCGTTATCCATCCATGCAAACTGTCTTTTCATCTGTATTTTAATTAAATCAGCCTGTAAACTAACCTTGACATTTCTGACTCTTAACCGGCTGTCTTCCATAATCTTATAATGCAAAGGTTCATTTATATTATTGCGCCATTTTTTTATCAAAAAAACCCTTTTCCCGTCTGTAGCTTTAAAGTAGCCGATTTCCCCTTTGGTCCTGCAGGATATCCTGCTGACAGATGTGTCCTGCAAAACGCTTAATTCTTTTAAATGATGGCCTCTGTGTTCTCTTGAAAAATCCGCGAAATCATCTTTTGGTACCGAAACAAAATCGTCTAAATTTTTATCGAAAACAAAAATCGGGGCATTGTCAAAATCTGTTTTTTTCAATATCTTATTGCATTCCATACAGTGAATAATGTCCTTATTCATTAATCGTCCTCCTTCTATCGAAACTATTGTCTCCTGATTCTTCTTCCATCAAAATCTCAATAAATATATTTACAACATTTGGATCAAACTGCGTGCCTGAACAGCGTTGGAGTTCCAGTATGGCCTCTTTTCTTGTTTTTGCTTTTGAATACGCCCTGTGGCTCGTCATTGCGTCATATGAATCCACTATACTGATTATTCTCGCGCCTAATGGTATGTTCTCACCCCTAAGTCCATAAGGATACCCCGTTCCGTCGTAATTTTCATGGTGATGCAAAATTACCTGGATAACACCCCCCGAAGCAAACATAGGTTCAAGTATATGCACGCCTTCTTCGGGATGTTTTTTCACAATTACCCATTCTTCAGGGGTTAAAACGTCGCCCCGCAAAAGGATATCATTATTAATAGCGAGCTTCCCTATATCATGGAGAAAACTTGCCCGTTGAAGATCCAGTCTCAAATCTGAAGGAATGTCCATTTTGTCGCAAATTAAGCGGGTATAATAGTTAACTCTGTCCGAATGGCCGTGTGTGTAGGTGTCTTTCGTTTCCAGCGTCCTTGCCAATACTTTAATAAAATCAAGGTAATCGCCTTCCTCATTACCGTCTGTCCTCTGCACATAATTTTGAATAAACATCCTCGCCCTGTTAATAACCTCTAATTCCTGCAGTTCTTCATCTTTATTTTGTGCCCCGGAGCCTTCGGTCATACCCAGTTCTTTAAACAAACCTTTTAATTCAATATTCATACGGTGCCGCCTGATACTCTTTTTTACAACCCGGTTAACCTCTTCAACATCAAAAGGTTTGGAAATATAATCAAATGCTCCGTATCTTATAGCTTCTTTGGCTGTCTCCAAAGTCCCATAACCGGTTACAACAATAACTTCAACATTGGGGTTATAAGTTTTTATTGCCTTTAAAGTAGTTATCCCGTCCATTTCAGGCATTCTAAGGTCCAAAGTAACCAGATCAAATTCATCCCTGTATAATTTTACGAGCGCGTCTTTGCCATTGCATGCCAGTGAAATATTATACGAATTTTTTAAAACCTGCCTTAACGATTCACGCGGGCCGAGCTCATCGTCCACTATTAATACATTTGCCTGAGATTTCATAATTTTTTCCTTTCCTTATACACCTTATAAGTTTCGGTGAAATTATTTCTCCCCCTCAATATTATTGAGCAAGTATTATGCCAGAGGCATAAAAAACATAAATCACATGAGTTAACTATTGATAAATAAATAATATTTATTTATTTGACTATTCCTGGAAGATTTTAAGACTTTCTTTGAAATGTGGTATTTATACCACACAAATGAGGTATTTTTACCATAGTAAGATTACATAAACTCTGTTTTATCAAGATTGTATTTTTTTAGTTTTAAAATAAAATTTTTCCGGTCCATATCCGCTTCCTGGGCGGCATGGCTGATATTCCCGCTATGTTTATCCAGTAATTCGACAAAATAGCGCCTTTCAAAATTTTCTTTTGCATCTTTAAATGTAGCGGCAACCAATCCCGGATTTATTACAGAATCAGACTCATCCGTTTTTATTTCAAACGGGAGGTCCCCTGGTTCAATAATATTATGAGGGCAAATGGTCGTCAATCTTTCCATAGTATTTTCTAATTCACGGATATTCCCCGACCAATGGTATGTTTTCATTATTTCCATTGCTTTAGATGAAATTTTTTTCTTTTCCTTATGTTCTTCACTGCTTATTTTCTCAAGAAAATGTTCAGCTAATAAGGGAATATCATTTTTCCTCATTCTTAAAGGGGGAATAAAAATAGGTACAACATTTATGCGATAAAATAAATCCGGCCTGAAACGGTTTTCATTGACCTCTTTTTGAAGATCTTTATTAGTCGCCGCAACTAAACGGATATCCACTGAAATATTATCAGTCCCTCCCACCCTCGTAAACTCTTTTTCCTGCAGCACACGCAGAATTTTTGCCTGGGTTAAAAGGCTCAACTCGCCAATCTCATCCAGAAAAAGCGTCCCTTCATGCGCCAGTTCAAACTTACCAAGCCT
It encodes:
- a CDS encoding PAS domain S-box protein — translated: MAKEESLRKLESRVISIIDNTLVGVFQSNVMGEVLFMNKPLLKMLEYESSEDINKHGGARILYKNPNERDKIVSLLNEKHYIEDYELEFVSKTGKRIFVYLCMRLEDNILSGTIVDITRLKVLENQLRKAKNYSEMLLTFTPSAIFTVDLNQRITRWNNRAKEITGYSAEEVIGKKCTLFMNSPCKDKCGLYSANVKKPVICRECTLTRKDGQIRIVLKSADFLIDENGNIIGGIESLDDITERKKAEEQFLILSKFPFENPNPVLRINEKGEILYKNPATLKLLKKTGLSEKEIFKILPENIVRLINQALRNRTTIGDLEVIIGNKVYSYTLTPIPEQKYVNLYGSDITERKKIELMKESAFREVSHELKTPIAMIEMAQDINQQAIKNKDINQIVKTQSIISNNLKRLSKDVNNILAMFVLKRKKVLNKIHFSVKKLVEEIVQNIQYLLYEKKLKVKMEIPENLENIFADPQEIKILLNNIIDNAVKFSEKGSITISMRLRRGFVRIMVKDTGIGISPDVKENIFTRFYKRHPAVPGTGLGLTISKEIIEMHNGSIKVFSKGIGKGTIVAVYLPVV
- a CDS encoding HD domain-containing phosphohydrolase produces the protein MKSQANVLIVDDELGPRESLRQVLKNSYNISLACNGKDALVKLYRDEFDLVTLDLRMPEMDGITTLKAIKTYNPNVEVIVVTGYGTLETAKEAIRYGAFDYISKPFDVEEVNRVVKKSIRRHRMNIELKGLFKELGMTEGSGAQNKDEELQELEVINRARMFIQNYVQRTDGNEEGDYLDFIKVLARTLETKDTYTHGHSDRVNYYTRLICDKMDIPSDLRLDLQRASFLHDIGKLAINNDILLRGDVLTPEEWVIVKKHPEEGVHILEPMFASGGVIQVILHHHENYDGTGYPYGLRGENIPLGARIISIVDSYDAMTSHRAYSKAKTRKEAILELQRCSGTQFDPNVVNIFIEILMEEESGDNSFDRRRTINE
- a CDS encoding sigma-54 dependent transcriptional regulator → MTTKIKKKLLIVDDEISSRESLRMIFQDMYDIVMAGNGEDAIIYLKEKDFDLVLLDIVMPGMSGLDTLEKIKQIQNGLPVIVLTATRMVDTAVKAMKAGAYDYIIKPFNIEELKLVVKKSLKDKELYEEVKHLRSEVKRSYRIEDIIGTSQDVRDVNRLIKQAAQTKATILIHGESGTGKELVAKAIHYHSPRANYPFIAVNCAAIPDSLIESELFGHEKGAFTDAFRQRLGKFELAHEGTLFLDEIGELSLLTQAKILRVLQEKEFTRVGGTDNISVDIRLVAATNKDLQKEVNENRFRPDLFYRINVVPIFIPPLRMRKNDIPLLAEHFLEKISSEEHKEKKKISSKAMEIMKTYHWSGNIRELENTMERLTTICPHNIIEPGDLPFEIKTDESDSVINPGLVAATFKDAKENFERRYFVELLDKHSGNISHAAQEADMDRKNFILKLKKYNLDKTEFM